GAGGTCGATGATCTCGCGATGGGCGGCGACGTAACCGCCCGAGGCGCCGCCGAGGGCCTTCCCGAGGGTGCCGGTGACGATGTCGACGCGGTGCTGGACGCCCATCAGCTCGGGCGTCCCGCCACCGGTCGCGCCGATGAAGCCCACGGCGTGCGAGTCGTCGACGACCACCAGTGCGTCGTGGCGCTCGGCCAGCTCGCAGATCTCCGGCAGCGGCGCGAGGTAGCCGTCCATGGAGAAGACGCCGTCGGTGACGACCAGCCGGCGACGCGCGTCCGCGGTCGAGACCAGGCAGCGCTCGAGGTCGGCGAGGTCACGGTTGCGGTACCGGAGGCGGCGGGCCTTGGTGAGCCGGATCCCGTCGATGATCGAGGCGTGGTTGAGCTCGTCGGAGATGATCGCGTCGCGCTCGTCGACGAGCACCTCGAACAGGCCGCCGTTGGCGTCGAAGCACGAGGAGTAGAGGATCGCGGCCTCCGCGCCGAGGAGGCCGGCGATGCGGTCCTCCAGCTCGACGTGCTGCTCCTGGGTGCCGCAGATGAAGCGGACGCTCGACATGCCGAAGCCCCAGCGGTCGAGCGCCTCGCGAGCAGCGGCCACGACCGCCGGGTGGTCGGCGAGGCCGAGGTAGTTGTTGGAGCAGAAGTTCAGGACCTCGTCGCCGCCGATCTCGACCGTCGCGTGCTGCGGACCCGCGATCGCGCGCTCGACCTTGAGCAGTCCCGCGTCCCGGATCCCGTGCAGCTCCTCGCGGAGCTCGGCCCGTACCGCCTGGCGGTGGCTCGTGCCCATCACGCGACCGCCGTCCAGTCCATGACCACCTTGCCGCCGTGCCCGGTCGCGGCGGCGGCGAAGGCGGCCTCCCAGTCCGCGGCCGGGAAACGGTCGGTGATGACGGGCGTGATGTCCAGGCCGGAGCTCAGCAGCGAGCTCATCGCGTACCAGGTCTCGTACATCTCGCGACCGTAGATGCCGCGGATCGTGATCATGTGGCTGACCACGCGGGCCCAGTCGACCTGGACCGGCGCGCTCGGCAGCCCGAGCACCGCGATCCGTCCGCCGTGGTTGAGGTTGGCGATGATCTCGGGCAGGGCGCTCGGGGCGCCCGACATCTCGAGCGCCACGTCGAAGCCCTCGCTCATCCCCAGCAGTGCCTGGGCGTCCGCGACCGATCCGGTCGTCACGTCGACCGTGAGGTCGGCGCCGAGCGCACGGGCGAGCTCCAGCCGGTCCGGGCTGACGTCGGTGACCACGACGTGGCGCGCGCCGACCCTGCGGGCGACGGCCGCGGCCATCAGGCCGATCGGACCGGCGCCGGTGATCAGCACGTCCTCGCCGACGAGGGGGAAGGCCAGCGCCGTGTGGACGGCGTTCCCGAGCGGGTCGAAGACTGCGGCGACGTCCGGGTCCGCCTCGTCTCGGTGCACCCACACGTTCGCGGCGGGGAGGACGACGTACTCGGCGAAGGCGCCGTCGCGGTCGACGCCCAGGCTGGAGGTGCGGATGCAGAGGTGCCGGCGTCCCGCGCGACAGCTGCGGCACGAGCCGCACACGAGGTGACCCTCGCCGGAGACCAGGTCGTCCACACGCACGTCGGCGACGCCGGGGCCGACGTCGACGACGGTGCCGCAGAACTCGTGGCCGGGGATCAGCGGCGGCGCGATCGCGCCCCGCGCCCAGCCGTCCCACCGGTAGATGTGGAGGTCGGTGCCGCAGATGCCGGTCCGCAGCACCCGGATCTTGACCTCCCCGGGTCCGGCGACGGGCTCCGGGCGCTCGACCAGCTGGAAGCCGGGGCCGGTGCGGGACTTGAACAGGGCTCGCATGGGCCCAAGGCTCCAGCGACGGGGGCTCGGCCGGCTTGGCCGACTCCACGAAACCGGCGCGACGCAGTGGTGGAGATCGACGAAGGGACGACGGTCCGAGCGCACCTATGCTCGTCCGCACCCCGGCCGGCCGGCCGGGGCCGAAGGGGAGGTGGGCGTGGCGTCACTCAACGCGATCGACGGCTGGCTGCGGGAGGAGCTGCCCGGCCTGCTGACCCGGTACGGCGTCGTGGGTGCCTCCGTCGCCGTGTCGCGGGGGGAGGAGGTCGCCGAGCAGGCGGCGGGTCTCCTGAGCACCGCGACCGGGGTGCCGGCGACCACCGACTCCGTCTTCCAGATCGGCTCCGTTACCAAGGTCCTCACCGCCACGCTCGTGCTCCAGCTGGTGGCGGAGGGTGCGGTGGACTTGGACCGGCCGGTGCGGACCTGGCTGCCCGAGCTGTCGCTCGGCGATGCGGAGGCAGCGGACCGGATCACCGTGCGCCAGCTGCTGAGCCACACCTCCGGCTTCGAGGGCGACGTCTTCACCGACACCGGCAAGGGCGACGACTGCATCGAG
Above is a genomic segment from Nocardioides aromaticivorans containing:
- a CDS encoding glycine C-acetyltransferase; this encodes MGTSHRQAVRAELREELHGIRDAGLLKVERAIAGPQHATVEIGGDEVLNFCSNNYLGLADHPAVVAAAREALDRWGFGMSSVRFICGTQEQHVELEDRIAGLLGAEAAILYSSCFDANGGLFEVLVDERDAIISDELNHASIIDGIRLTKARRLRYRNRDLADLERCLVSTADARRRLVVTDGVFSMDGYLAPLPEICELAERHDALVVVDDSHAVGFIGATGGGTPELMGVQHRVDIVTGTLGKALGGASGGYVAAHREIIDLLRQRSRPYLFSNAVAPPVVAGSLAALDLVAAGAGARDRLRRSSALFRELMTEAGFDLLPGEHPIVPVMFGDARLAGEVAERMVDHGVHVVAFSYPVVPLGKARIRVQLSAAHDQDDVRRCVAAFVAARAESGIRDTDS
- the tdh gene encoding L-threonine 3-dehydrogenase — protein: MRALFKSRTGPGFQLVERPEPVAGPGEVKIRVLRTGICGTDLHIYRWDGWARGAIAPPLIPGHEFCGTVVDVGPGVADVRVDDLVSGEGHLVCGSCRSCRAGRRHLCIRTSSLGVDRDGAFAEYVVLPAANVWVHRDEADPDVAAVFDPLGNAVHTALAFPLVGEDVLITGAGPIGLMAAAVARRVGARHVVVTDVSPDRLELARALGADLTVDVTTGSVADAQALLGMSEGFDVALEMSGAPSALPEIIANLNHGGRIAVLGLPSAPVQVDWARVVSHMITIRGIYGREMYETWYAMSSLLSSGLDITPVITDRFPAADWEAAFAAAATGHGGKVVMDWTAVA